The Microbacterium sp. LWH7-1.2 genome window below encodes:
- the glgP gene encoding alpha-glucan family phosphorylase, with product MKAIRTFTVRPVLADSLAPLDRLASNWRWSWSRATHALFASMDPVLWDETGANPARMLGALGQERLDELARDEQFVARVREEDERLAAYLEGDRWFQHLEGDKPVHIAYFSPEFGVDGSLPQYSGGLGILAGDHLKSASDLGVPLTGVGLFYRAGYFRQSIGDDGWQRESYPLLDPYGLGLTLLRDREGAPVEIALDLPGGRRLHARIWVADIGRIPLLLLDSETPSNTDEMRRVTDRLYGGGGEHRLLQELLLGVGGVRAVRAWSELAGRPAPDVYHTNEGHAGFQGLERMSELITHDGLSFDEALAQVRAGTVFTTHTPVPAGIDRFPRELIADFLSSSLFQGLDAGRAISLGLETWEGGDQGVFNMAVLGLHLGQHANGVSVLHGEVSRGMFGMLWPGVDTDEVPITSITNGVHAPTWVHPALKAVSERAWGDAHTDTHDWTDRGIVTDAELWGVRQQMKGELVAEARRRVAASVSNGHTPSWVADLLDPEVLTIGFARRVPTYKRLTLMLRDPERLTRLLTDPERPVQIVIGGKSHPADDSGKILIQQLVRFSRDPKVRGRIVFLPDYDITLAKDLYPGCDVWLNNPLRPLEACGTSGMKAALNGALNLSILDGWWDEWYDGENGWAIPTADTASNDEERDDAEAAALYDLIEHQLVPRFYEREGGIPLRWLAMVRHTMTELGKKATSDRMVRDYVQRLYVPAAAHDVALRANGFLEARAVAAFVARVREAWGRVSIASVDSSGIPQQAQAGDILEVRADVRLDGLSPDDVAVELLYGATNEDDALARDHSVYRLSPGASAADGATVFSGTLPLSVTGTFGYTVRVRPAHAQLVSPVELGLVTYAS from the coding sequence GTGAAGGCCATCCGCACGTTCACCGTCCGTCCCGTCCTCGCCGACTCCCTCGCCCCGCTCGACCGCCTCGCCTCCAACTGGCGCTGGTCGTGGAGCCGTGCGACGCACGCGCTGTTCGCCTCGATGGATCCCGTCCTGTGGGACGAGACCGGCGCGAACCCCGCACGGATGCTCGGCGCATTGGGCCAAGAACGCCTGGACGAGCTCGCCCGGGATGAGCAGTTCGTCGCCCGCGTACGCGAGGAGGACGAGCGCCTCGCCGCCTACCTCGAGGGCGACCGCTGGTTCCAGCACCTCGAGGGCGACAAGCCGGTGCACATCGCCTACTTCTCCCCCGAGTTCGGCGTCGACGGCTCGCTCCCCCAGTACTCCGGCGGCCTCGGCATCCTCGCCGGCGACCACCTCAAGAGCGCGTCCGACCTCGGCGTGCCGCTCACCGGCGTCGGCCTCTTCTACCGCGCCGGGTATTTCCGCCAGTCGATCGGCGACGACGGGTGGCAGCGCGAGAGCTACCCGCTGCTCGATCCGTACGGACTCGGCCTGACGCTGCTCCGTGACCGCGAAGGCGCCCCCGTCGAGATCGCGCTCGACCTGCCTGGTGGCCGCCGCCTGCACGCGCGCATCTGGGTCGCCGACATCGGCCGCATCCCGCTCCTGCTGCTCGACTCCGAGACGCCCTCGAACACCGACGAGATGCGACGCGTCACCGACCGCCTGTACGGTGGCGGCGGCGAGCACCGCCTGCTGCAGGAACTGCTGCTCGGCGTCGGAGGCGTTCGCGCGGTGCGCGCGTGGTCGGAGCTCGCCGGCCGCCCCGCGCCCGACGTCTACCACACGAACGAGGGCCACGCCGGGTTCCAGGGCCTCGAGCGGATGTCGGAGCTCATCACCCACGACGGCCTGAGCTTCGACGAGGCCCTCGCCCAGGTGCGCGCGGGTACCGTCTTCACCACTCACACGCCGGTGCCCGCGGGCATCGACCGCTTCCCTCGCGAACTCATCGCCGACTTCCTCTCGAGCAGCCTGTTCCAGGGACTCGACGCCGGCCGCGCGATCTCGCTCGGCCTCGAGACGTGGGAGGGCGGCGACCAGGGCGTCTTCAACATGGCCGTGCTCGGCCTGCACCTCGGCCAGCACGCGAACGGCGTCTCGGTGCTCCACGGCGAGGTCAGCCGCGGCATGTTCGGCATGCTGTGGCCGGGGGTCGACACCGACGAGGTGCCGATCACGTCGATCACGAACGGCGTGCACGCTCCGACGTGGGTGCACCCGGCCCTCAAGGCCGTCAGCGAGCGGGCGTGGGGCGACGCGCACACCGACACGCACGACTGGACCGATCGCGGAATCGTGACAGATGCCGAGCTCTGGGGCGTCCGTCAGCAGATGAAGGGCGAGCTCGTCGCGGAGGCGCGGCGGCGGGTCGCGGCATCCGTCTCCAACGGCCACACCCCCTCGTGGGTGGCGGATCTGCTCGACCCGGAGGTGCTGACGATCGGCTTCGCGCGCCGCGTGCCGACGTACAAGCGCCTGACGCTCATGCTGCGCGACCCCGAGAGGCTGACGCGCCTGCTCACCGACCCGGAGCGCCCGGTGCAGATCGTGATCGGCGGCAAGTCGCACCCGGCCGACGACTCGGGCAAGATCCTGATCCAGCAGCTCGTGCGCTTCAGCCGCGACCCGAAGGTGCGCGGGCGCATCGTGTTCCTGCCGGACTACGACATCACGCTTGCCAAGGACCTGTACCCCGGCTGCGACGTGTGGCTCAACAACCCCCTGCGCCCGCTCGAGGCGTGCGGCACGAGCGGCATGAAGGCGGCGCTCAACGGCGCCCTCAACCTGTCGATCCTCGACGGGTGGTGGGACGAGTGGTACGACGGCGAGAACGGCTGGGCGATCCCCACGGCCGACACCGCGTCGAACGATGAGGAGCGCGACGACGCCGAGGCGGCCGCTCTCTACGATCTCATCGAGCACCAGCTGGTGCCGCGCTTCTACGAGCGCGAGGGCGGGATTCCGCTGCGCTGGCTCGCCATGGTGCGCCACACCATGACCGAGCTCGGCAAGAAGGCGACGAGCGACCGCATGGTGCGCGATTACGTCCAGCGGCTCTATGTGCCGGCGGCGGCGCACGACGTGGCGCTTCGCGCGAACGGCTTCCTCGAAGCGCGCGCTGTCGCCGCGTTCGTCGCGCGCGTGCGCGAGGCGTGGGGCCGCGTGTCGATCGCAAGCGTCGACAGCTCGGGCATTCCGCAGCAGGCGCAGGCCGGCGACATCCTCGAGGTGCGCGCCGACGTGCGGCTCGACGGCCTGTCGCCCGACGACGTCGCGGTCGAACTGCTCTACGGCGCGACGAACGAGGACGACGCCCTGGCCCGCGACCACTCGGTGTACCGCCTGTCCCCCGGCGCGTCCGCGGCGGACGGCGCCACGGTGTTCAGCGGCACCCTCCCGCTCAGCGTGACCGGCACGTTCGGCTACACCGTCCGCGTGCGCCCCGCGCACGCCCAGCTGGTGTCGCCGGTGGAGCTCGGCCTCGTCACGTACGCCTCCTGA
- a CDS encoding FHA domain-containing protein, which produces MEHDRRPDQGDIRRAAGSDAHESDRASDTTQTFGHDSDLSFVPFGSELGEAELDAIDALPSGAALLLVRSGPTAGARYLLDADVTTVGRHPEADIFFDDVTVSRRHAEINRTGTTFELVDQRSLNGTYVNGERVDRATLTNGAEVRIGKFRLNFFVSPADLSRATEA; this is translated from the coding sequence GTGGAGCACGACCGCCGACCCGATCAGGGCGACATCCGCCGGGCCGCAGGGTCCGACGCACACGAGTCCGACCGCGCGTCCGACACGACGCAGACGTTCGGCCACGATTCCGACCTGTCCTTCGTGCCCTTCGGCAGCGAGCTCGGCGAGGCCGAGCTCGACGCGATCGACGCCCTCCCGTCCGGCGCCGCCCTGCTGCTGGTCCGTTCCGGACCCACTGCCGGCGCCCGCTACCTGCTCGATGCCGATGTCACCACGGTCGGGCGGCACCCCGAAGCCGACATCTTCTTCGACGACGTCACCGTCTCTCGCCGCCACGCGGAGATCAACCGCACCGGCACCACGTTCGAGCTCGTCGATCAGCGCTCGCTGAACGGCACCTACGTCAACGGCGAGCGGGTCGATCGGGCCACGCTCACCAACGGCGCCGAGGTGCGCATCGGAAAGTTCCGACTCAACTTCTTCGTCTCACCGGCTGACCTCTCCAGGGCGACGGAGGCCTGA
- a CDS encoding CYTH domain-containing protein codes for MTTDRTPHAAGGDAAAASGASHSVEVELKFDVDESTPLPDWSALPGVARVGDPELRQLDATYLDSDDLALAHAGYAVRHRTGGPDEGWHIKGPRGADGGRVELHWPIGPVDEIPDAVADAVSKIARASDFAPIARIRNSRTAYALQDEHGGLVAEFVDDHVVATDERAGVDRSWREWEFELGPAAPTSDEGRAALLAAAEAAVRAAGGRAAASDSKLARTLGA; via the coding sequence GTGACGACTGATCGCACTCCCCACGCGGCCGGCGGCGACGCCGCCGCCGCGAGCGGCGCGTCGCACAGCGTCGAGGTCGAGCTGAAGTTCGACGTCGACGAGTCGACGCCGCTGCCCGACTGGTCGGCGCTTCCGGGTGTGGCGCGCGTCGGCGACCCCGAGTTGCGTCAGCTCGACGCCACCTACCTCGACAGCGATGACCTCGCGCTCGCGCACGCGGGCTACGCGGTGCGCCACCGCACCGGCGGTCCTGACGAGGGCTGGCACATCAAGGGCCCGCGGGGCGCCGACGGCGGCCGGGTCGAGCTGCACTGGCCGATCGGCCCCGTGGATGAGATCCCGGATGCTGTCGCCGACGCGGTCTCGAAGATCGCGCGCGCGTCGGACTTCGCGCCGATCGCCCGCATCCGCAACAGCCGCACCGCCTACGCACTGCAGGACGAGCACGGCGGCCTCGTCGCGGAGTTCGTCGACGACCACGTCGTCGCCACCGACGAGCGCGCCGGCGTGGACCGGTCCTGGCGCGAATGGGAGTTCGAGCTGGGACCCGCCGCCCCGACCTCGGACGAGGGCCGCGCCGCGCTGCTCGCGGCCGCGGAAGCCGCGGTGCGTGCCGCAGGCGGCCGCGCCGCGGCATCCGATTCCAAGCTCGCCCGCACGCTCGGCGCCTGA
- a CDS encoding rhamnogalacturonan lyase, whose amino-acid sequence MNLRSTSVRALVAGTAACALTLGLAQPALAEQPSPAGAQLEALDRGLVAVSTGEGVFLSWRLLATEAGPATATGVSGPSFAVFRDGERIATVDDSTNYADQGGTAASVYAVAPARNDVTGEQSAPVSVWSDGFYDLPLQKPADGVAPTSVLFPEGEKYTYSANDASVADVDGDGAFEFVVKWDPSNSKDVSQKGYTGPVYIDTYELDGTLLNRIDLGVNIRAGAHYTQFMVYDFDGDGRSETMLKTAPGTTSIRYNADGTVASEAGITMLADDLAAGYQATDDYRMSAADYRQHLIETFEGWSAHPEVVAGHWPATLEQAFGIPVTHEYPLSTASATELVDYFITTYAPARSARNDLTTFEGFIVDGPEYLTVFDSATGEELETVRYEPGRDDDGLLWGDYAMARIEPGNRVDRFLAGVAYLDGTHPSAVFARGYYTRTTVNAYDWDGEHLTTRWAVDSGHVPLTNPFNDGPHGRDGTDPVYGAITTQGFHSLSAADVDGDGKHEIVYGAATIDDDGGLLHSSFDELPAGSATPGQNVRLGHGDAMHVTDIDPNRPGLEIWTAHEGATFAPYGSAMRDAATGEVLFGAYSGRDTGRSMIGDVRSDVPGLEVWASMPNGTEGSGLLSATNVPLAASTPGTNQSIRWAADMTTQIVDGALDVTPTIRDWTRGTVLTADGTRTNNGTKGNPSLVADVFGDWREELLVRTADSSALRIYTSTETTTHKLPTLMHDVQYRAEVARQNTTYNQPSYTSYYFASDMDFANVPVLTTAATPGAPKFTDPKGSNSDHVVVAPDASFDYYVNGVRAEKPLVKVPAGSKVQVTAVPKDGFAVATDAVSTWTHQFGGE is encoded by the coding sequence ATGAATCTTCGCAGCACATCTGTCCGCGCGCTCGTGGCCGGCACGGCCGCATGCGCACTCACGCTCGGACTGGCGCAACCGGCGCTGGCCGAGCAGCCCTCCCCCGCCGGCGCACAGCTGGAGGCGCTCGACCGCGGCCTTGTCGCCGTCTCGACCGGCGAGGGCGTGTTCCTCAGCTGGCGCCTGCTCGCGACAGAGGCCGGTCCTGCGACCGCGACGGGCGTGAGCGGCCCCTCGTTCGCCGTCTTCCGCGACGGCGAGCGCATCGCCACGGTGGACGACAGCACGAACTATGCCGACCAGGGCGGGACCGCAGCATCCGTCTACGCGGTCGCTCCGGCACGGAACGACGTGACCGGCGAGCAGTCGGCGCCGGTGTCGGTGTGGAGCGACGGGTTCTACGACCTGCCGCTGCAGAAGCCGGCCGACGGCGTGGCGCCCACGAGCGTCCTGTTCCCCGAAGGCGAGAAGTACACCTACTCGGCGAACGACGCCTCGGTGGCCGACGTCGACGGCGACGGTGCGTTCGAGTTCGTCGTGAAGTGGGACCCGTCGAACTCCAAGGACGTGTCGCAGAAGGGCTACACCGGCCCCGTCTACATCGACACGTACGAGCTGGACGGCACGCTGCTCAACCGCATCGACCTCGGTGTGAACATCCGCGCAGGCGCCCACTACACGCAGTTCATGGTCTACGACTTCGACGGCGACGGCCGGTCAGAGACGATGCTGAAGACTGCGCCCGGAACGACCTCGATCCGCTACAACGCCGACGGCACCGTCGCATCCGAGGCCGGCATCACCATGCTCGCCGACGACCTCGCGGCCGGATACCAGGCGACCGACGACTACCGAATGAGCGCTGCGGACTACCGCCAGCACCTCATCGAGACGTTCGAGGGCTGGTCGGCGCATCCCGAGGTCGTCGCGGGCCACTGGCCGGCGACCCTCGAGCAGGCGTTCGGCATCCCGGTGACGCACGAGTACCCGCTGTCCACCGCGTCGGCGACCGAGCTCGTCGACTACTTCATCACGACATACGCGCCCGCGCGCAGCGCCCGCAACGACCTGACCACCTTCGAGGGCTTCATCGTCGACGGGCCGGAGTACCTGACGGTGTTCGACTCGGCGACCGGCGAAGAGCTCGAGACGGTCCGTTACGAGCCCGGTCGCGACGACGACGGCCTCCTGTGGGGCGACTACGCGATGGCGCGCATCGAGCCGGGCAACCGCGTCGATCGCTTCCTCGCGGGCGTCGCATACCTCGACGGCACGCACCCGTCGGCGGTGTTCGCACGCGGCTACTACACGCGCACGACCGTCAACGCCTACGACTGGGACGGCGAGCACCTCACCACGCGCTGGGCGGTCGACAGCGGCCACGTGCCGTTGACCAACCCGTTCAACGACGGTCCGCACGGCCGTGACGGCACCGACCCGGTGTACGGCGCCATCACGACGCAGGGCTTCCACTCGCTGAGCGCGGCCGACGTCGACGGCGACGGCAAGCACGAGATCGTCTACGGGGCGGCGACGATCGACGACGACGGCGGCCTGCTGCACAGCTCGTTCGACGAGCTGCCGGCCGGCAGCGCCACGCCGGGACAGAACGTGCGCCTCGGCCACGGCGACGCGATGCACGTCACCGACATCGACCCGAACCGCCCCGGTCTCGAGATCTGGACGGCGCACGAAGGCGCCACGTTCGCGCCCTACGGCTCGGCGATGCGCGACGCCGCGACCGGCGAAGTGCTCTTCGGCGCCTACTCGGGCCGTGACACCGGCCGCAGCATGATCGGCGACGTGCGCTCCGACGTGCCGGGACTCGAGGTGTGGGCGAGCATGCCCAACGGCACCGAGGGCTCGGGCCTGCTGAGCGCGACGAACGTGCCGCTGGCAGCATCCACCCCCGGAACCAACCAGTCGATCCGCTGGGCGGCCGACATGACCACCCAGATCGTCGACGGCGCCCTCGACGTCACGCCGACCATCAGGGACTGGACCCGTGGCACTGTGCTCACGGCCGATGGCACCCGCACGAACAACGGCACCAAGGGCAACCCGTCGCTCGTTGCCGACGTGTTCGGCGACTGGCGCGAGGAGCTGCTCGTGCGCACCGCCGACTCGAGCGCGCTGCGCATCTACACGAGCACGGAGACGACGACGCACAAGCTGCCGACGCTCATGCACGACGTGCAGTACCGCGCCGAGGTGGCTCGCCAGAACACCACCTACAACCAGCCGTCGTACACGAGCTATTACTTCGCGAGCGATATGGACTTCGCGAACGTGCCCGTGCTCACGACCGCTGCCACGCCCGGCGCGCCGAAGTTCACCGACCCGAAGGGTTCGAACTCCGACCACGTGGTCGTCGCGCCCGACGCGTCGTTCGACTACTACGTCAACGGCGTGAGGGCCGAGAAGCCACTGGTCAAGGTGCCCGCCGGCTCGAAGGTGCAGGTGACCGCCGTCCCGAAGGACGGCTTCGCCGTGGCCACCGATGCGGTGTCGACCTGGACGCACCAGTTCGGCGGCGAGTAA
- the lpdA gene encoding dihydrolipoyl dehydrogenase: protein MPHYDVAILGAGPGGYVAAVRASQLGLKVAIIEEKYWGGVCLNVGCIPSKALLKNADLAHQFHHKADLFGISGDVHFDFGVAWDRSRKVADTHVKGIHYLMKKNKVDEYEGRGSFVDANTIDVAKTDGTTERVTFDNAIISTGSKVRLLPGVQIGGNIVTYEEQILARDLPQSIVIVGAGAIGMEFAFVMVNYGVKVTIIEFLDRALPNEDADVSKEIARQYKSYGVDILTSTKVETVTDHGDKVTVTYTAKDGSQGSIDADKVMMSIGFAANVEGFGLENTGVKLTDRGAIDIDDHMRTNVPHIYAIGDVTAKLQLAHVAEAQGVVAAETIGKAETMTLGDYRMMPRATFCSPQVASFGLTEQQARDAGYDVKVAKFPFSANGKANGLGEPIGFVKLIADGEHLELLGGHLIGPDVSELLPELTLAQKWDLTALEAARNVHTHPTLSEAVQEAFHGLAGHMINL from the coding sequence ATGCCTCATTACGACGTCGCCATCCTCGGCGCGGGGCCCGGCGGCTACGTCGCAGCCGTCCGTGCTTCGCAGCTCGGCCTCAAGGTCGCCATCATCGAAGAGAAGTACTGGGGCGGTGTCTGCCTCAACGTCGGCTGCATCCCCTCGAAGGCGCTGCTGAAGAACGCCGACCTCGCACACCAGTTCCACCACAAGGCCGACCTGTTCGGCATCTCGGGCGATGTGCACTTCGACTTCGGCGTCGCCTGGGACCGCAGCCGCAAGGTGGCGGACACCCACGTCAAGGGCATCCACTACCTGATGAAGAAGAACAAGGTCGACGAGTACGAGGGCCGCGGGTCGTTCGTCGACGCGAACACGATCGACGTCGCCAAGACCGACGGCACCACCGAGCGCGTCACGTTCGACAACGCGATCATCTCGACCGGCTCGAAGGTCCGGCTGCTCCCGGGCGTGCAGATCGGCGGAAACATCGTGACGTACGAGGAGCAGATCCTCGCGCGCGACCTGCCCCAGTCGATCGTCATCGTCGGCGCCGGCGCCATCGGCATGGAGTTCGCCTTCGTGATGGTGAACTACGGCGTGAAGGTCACGATCATCGAGTTCCTCGACCGCGCCCTGCCGAACGAGGACGCGGACGTCTCGAAGGAGATCGCGCGCCAGTACAAGAGCTACGGCGTCGACATCCTCACCTCGACCAAGGTCGAGACGGTCACCGACCACGGCGACAAGGTCACCGTGACGTACACCGCCAAGGACGGCAGCCAGGGCTCGATCGACGCCGACAAGGTCATGATGTCGATCGGCTTCGCCGCCAACGTCGAGGGCTTCGGGCTCGAGAACACCGGCGTGAAGCTCACCGACCGCGGGGCGATCGACATCGACGACCACATGCGCACCAACGTGCCGCACATCTACGCGATCGGTGACGTCACCGCCAAGCTGCAGCTGGCCCACGTGGCCGAGGCGCAGGGCGTCGTCGCCGCCGAGACCATCGGCAAGGCCGAGACCATGACGCTCGGCGACTACCGCATGATGCCGCGCGCGACGTTCTGCTCGCCGCAGGTCGCCTCGTTCGGTCTCACCGAGCAGCAGGCGCGCGACGCCGGCTACGACGTCAAGGTCGCGAAGTTCCCGTTCTCGGCGAACGGCAAGGCGAACGGCCTGGGCGAGCCCATCGGCTTCGTCAAGCTCATCGCCGACGGCGAGCACCTCGAGCTGCTCGGCGGCCACCTCATCGGCCCTGACGTCTCGGAGCTCCTGCCCGAGCTGACGCTCGCGCAGAAGTGGGACCTCACCGCTCTCGAGGCGGCGCGCAACGTCCACACGCACCCGACGCTGTCGGAGGCCGTGCAGGAGGCCTTCCACGGCCTCGCCGGCCACATGATCAACCTCTGA
- a CDS encoding copper resistance CopC family protein, whose amino-acid sequence MSQTLHRPLPARVWAFLAALLIASGMILAAASPASAHDELLGSDPAADGTLEALPAELTLTFSAEIADDEGASVVEVMDASGASLADGAPTVRDNVLTQPLAGEASGAVKVLWKVVSSDGHPISGEFTFAVEGAPAPAPTETTVPTPTETAAPSESAGPTPTPTVTNGPVADDASTALPWIIAGVLALALIGAVVYLLVSRSRREKALANGSTDRAADAPGPDSEPPVDR is encoded by the coding sequence ATGTCACAAACTCTTCACAGGCCGCTTCCCGCCCGGGTCTGGGCATTCCTCGCCGCACTGCTGATCGCCTCCGGGATGATTCTCGCCGCAGCCTCCCCCGCCAGCGCGCACGATGAGCTGCTCGGCAGCGATCCGGCCGCAGACGGCACGCTCGAGGCCCTCCCCGCGGAGCTCACCCTGACCTTCAGCGCCGAGATCGCCGACGACGAGGGCGCCTCGGTCGTGGAGGTGATGGATGCCTCGGGCGCGTCGCTCGCGGACGGCGCACCGACCGTGCGCGACAACGTGCTGACCCAGCCGCTCGCGGGCGAGGCATCCGGTGCCGTGAAGGTCTTGTGGAAGGTCGTCTCGAGCGACGGGCACCCGATTTCGGGCGAGTTCACCTTCGCGGTCGAGGGAGCACCGGCGCCGGCGCCGACCGAGACCACCGTCCCCACGCCGACAGAGACCGCAGCGCCGAGCGAGTCTGCCGGGCCGACGCCGACGCCGACGGTCACGAACGGGCCCGTCGCGGACGACGCATCGACCGCGCTGCCGTGGATCATCGCCGGCGTGCTCGCCCTCGCGCTGATCGGCGCCGTGGTGTACCTCCTCGTCTCGCGCTCGCGCCGCGAGAAGGCCCTCGCGAACGGGTCGACCGACCGCGCCGCCGACGCCCCGGGGCCCGACTCCGAGCCCCCCGTCGACCGATAG